In one window of Zygosaccharomyces rouxii strain CBS732 chromosome E complete sequence DNA:
- a CDS encoding uncharacterized protein (similar to uniprot|Q8J0M4 Saccharomyces cerevisiae YCL012C) produces the protein MLELLHAKFIIGILVYVILVDELNVNSFVTNKCFPAYRFKERYIRLRRGLGHRIGLNDDFADDLESGLSSRHFDIISRNASDERHGLDPAAKEEIRNIMERENMGFDKARLLYTERVFGQNNIAPDGTPLDPKAITFQ, from the exons ATGCTGGAACTGTTGCATGCAAAGTTTATCATTGGTATCTTGGTG TATGTAATACTTGTTGATGAGTTAAACGTCAATAGTTTTGTCACTAACAAATGTTTTCCAGCGTACAGATTTAAAGAGAGGTATATTAGACTGAGAAGGGGTCTAGGCCATAGAATTGGTCTTAATGATGATTTCGCAGATGATTTAGAATCAGGGTTAAGTTCAAGGCATTTCGATATTATATCTAGAAACGCATCCGACGAAAGGCATGGCTTGGATCCTGCTGCAAAGGAGGAAATTAGGAACATTATGGAACGTGAAAACATGGGATTTGATAAGGCACGATTGTTATATACTGAAAGAGTTTTTGGTCAAAATAATATTGCACCTGATGGTACACCATTAGATCCCAAAGCGATTACATTCCAGTAA
- a CDS encoding uncharacterized protein (similar to uniprot|P38922 Saccharomyces cerevisiae YNL004W), translating to MSQLERHRSRSPARVRDERDYGRSGYGPRPRGGGGRHSRYDRRGRGSYAGGAGGAGGAGGASGAGGAGGRYSRFRKNKGDYGPVLARELDSTYDEKVNRNYANSVFVGNLTYDCAPEDLKDYFSQIGNVVRADIITSRGHHRGMGTVEFTNTEDVDEAIRRFDGAYFMDRQIFVRQDNPPPESNSHERVQERRKERTFAGASSGSNNGTNAGGNSNGPIYEVFVANLPYSINWQALKDMFKECGNVIRADVELARNGYSRGFGTVIYGTPEEMQDAIARFHGYELEGRILEVREGRKSAVDPPPQEPIDDSSNFNSEFTEGVTDGGERNNLIYCANLPFSTATSDLYDLFETIGKLNNAELRFDSKGAPTGVAIVEYENVEDADVCIDRLNNYNYGGCDLEISYGKRET from the exons atgtcacaattggaaaga CATAGGTCCAGGTCTCCTGCTCGTGTTCGCGACGAAAGGGATTACGGTAGAAGTGGATACGGGCCTCGTCCAAGAGGTGGTGGCGGTAGACACAGTAGATACGATAGACGTGGTAGAGGTAGTTATGCcggtggtgctggtggtgctggtggcgctggtggtgctagtggtgctggtggtgccGGTGGCCGTTACAGTAGATTCAGAAAAAATAAAGGCGATTATGGACCCGTTTTAGCGAGGGAATTGGATAGTACTTATGATGAGAAAGTTAACAGAAATTATGCTAATAGCGTATTTGTTGGTAATTTAACCTATGATTGTGCGCCTGAGGATTTAAAAGACTACTTTTCTCAAATAGGTAATGTGGTGAGGGCTGATATCATAACATCAAGAGGTCATCACAGAGGTATGGGTACCGttgaatttaccaatacGGAAGACGTCGATGAAGCTATTCGTCGTTTTGATGGTGCTTATTTCATGGACCgtcaaatttttgtaagACAAGATAATCCACCACCTGAAAGTAATAGCCATGAAAGAGttcaagaaagaagaaaagaacgTACATTTGCTGGTGCTAGCAGTGGTAGCAATAACGGTACCAATGCTGGAGGTAACTCTAATGGCCCCATCTATGAAGTATTTGTTGCTAATCTACCATACTCCATCAATTGGCAAGCGCTTAAGGATATGTTCAAAGAGTGCGGTAACGTGATACGTGCAGATGTGGAATTGGCTCGTAATGGTTATTCGAGGGGGTTTGGTACTGTAATTTACGGTACACCAGAAGAAATGCAAGACGCTATTGCACGTTTCCACGGTTATGAATTGGAAGGAAGAATCTTAGAAGTCAGAGAAGGTAGAAAAAGTGCAGTTGATCCACCTCCACaagaaccaattgatgattCTAGCAATTTTAATTCAGAATTTACGGAAGGTGTTACCGATGGCGGTGAGAGAAATAATCTAATTTATTGTgccaatttaccattttcaacGGCTACGAGTGATCTCTACGATTTATTCGAAACAATTGGTAAACTTAACAACGCAGAATTAAGATTCGATTCGAAGGGTGCACCAACAGGTGTTGCTATAGTAGAATACGAAAACGTCGAAGATGCAGACGTATGCATTGATCGTCTgaacaattacaattacGGTGGATgtgatttggaaatttcttATGGTAAACGTGAGACCTAA
- the SGF29 gene encoding Sgf29p (similar to uniprot|P25554 Saccharomyces cerevisiae YCL010C SGF29 SaGa associated Factor 29kDa Probable 29kKDa Subunit of SAGA histone acetyltransferase complex), with product MDEQWDLVISSLQDIYNANAVMAYDDDVQLKEIELNTLSDEKLREHLDHYSSHLHNIRRAQRLIDSVGENVKLVLEHAQERERMASKVPPPASPSAAKIESNTGEDTTNATVTENEPPKAPAEATAEAPAEAPIEAPTEAPSETSVEAPTEAPTREALDTQAHPQPQFQQTARPLGRSGWISQYNPNGPISIGSEVAFKPKKGGEGEWFQCVVVKVSADGLRFEVRDPEPDELGNPGKTFKCNWRDIIFIPPEGTDPKSQTPNYPPGTKVLARYPETTTFYPAVVIGSKRDGTCRLRFDGEEEVDKETEVLRRLVLPCPTISSIMAKK from the coding sequence ATGGATGAACAGTGGGATCTGGTCATCTCGTCGCTTCAAGATATCTATAACGCGAATGCGGTTATGGcttatgatgatgatgtacAGTTAAAAGAGATAGAACTGAATACACTTTCTGATGAGAAACTACGAGAACATTTGGATCACTATAGCAGTCACCTGCATAATATAAGAAGAGCTCAGAGATTAATAGATTCAGTGGGGGAAAATGTTAAACTTGTATTGGAACACGCTCAGGAGAGAGAAAGAATGGCATCAAAAGTCCCCCCTCCTGCATCACCATCCGCTGCTAAAATAGAGAGCAATACTGGAGAAGATACTACAAATGCCACGGTTACGGAGAACGAACCACCAAAAGCGCCAGCAGAAGCGACAGCAGAAGCGCCAGCAGAAGCGCCAATAGAAGCGCCAACAGAAGCACCATCAGAAACATCAGTGGAAGCACCAACAGAAGCACCCACCAGAGAGGCTCTAGATACACAGGCTCATCCACAACCGCAGTTTCAACAAACTGCCAGACCATTGGGTAGATCCGGCTGGATTAGCCAGTACAACCCTAATGGCCCTATCTCTATTGGTTCAGAGGTTGCATTTAAACCAAAGAAGGGTGGTGAGGGTGAATGGTTTCAATGTGTTGTAGTCAAAGTTTCAGCTGACGGTTTGAGGTTTGAAGTAAGAGATCCCGAGCCTGATGAACTGGGTAATCCTGGAAAGACGTTCAAATGTAATTGGCGAgatatcattttcataCCGCCGGAGGGAACGGATCCAAAATCTCAAACTCCAAATTATCCACCGGGTACAAAAGTTCTGGCAAGATATCCGGAGACAACTACATTTTATCCAGCTGTTGTGATTGGAAGTAAGAGAGATGGTACTTGTAGACTAAGATtcgatggtgaagaagaagtggaCAAAGAAACAGAAGTATTGAGAAGATTAGTACTACCCTGTCCAAcgatttcatcaattatGGCCAAGAAATGA
- the MRP7 gene encoding mitochondrial 54S ribosomal protein bL27m (similar to uniprot|P12687 Saccharomyces cerevisiae YNL005C MRP7 Mitochondrial ribosomal protein of the large subunit) encodes MDILANCSGGFVPKYACNVLTQVRNATKRAAGSRTSMKDSAGRRLGPKKYEGQSVKVGEIIMRQRGTKLYPGENTGIGKDHTIFAKEPGVVRYYVDPFHPKRKFVGVSLKRELKLPLPHFAPRVRRFGREILTHPRLKAEEESFLPRKQLEAKDSILKALQERESRRLQLSEDFQVFFEKQLPELQLKDVEMANAYLIRLRSCLKNGYELEDAQYNAQHYLELEYRLQAQRENWNDNLESHLQILQETVGTLNKSVSFDNKLHLMKYIDPQTKESLKSQLVKTLHEKAENIETKQQRDEIQSLFQDACQFLTLSEEVHLRRQFLKPVKPETPPTLAPQPTKKTVTIKRFNHERNRLETIPRTKSAFLSKL; translated from the coding sequence ATGGATATTTTAGCCAATTGCAGTGGTGGATTTGTCCCCAAATACGCATGTAATGTTTTGACGCAGGTCAGAAATGCTACCAAGAGAGCAGCAGGTTCAAGAACTTCTATGAAGGATTCTGCCGGTAGAAGATTGGGACCCAAGAAATATGAAGGTCAATCAGTTAAGGTTGGTGAGATTATCATGAGACAGCGTGGTACAAAGCTCTATCCAGGGGAAAATACTGGTATTGGTAAAGATCATACAATTTTTGCAAAGGAACCTGGTGTTGTACGTTACTATGTCGATCCGTTCCACCCTAAGCGTAAATTCGTTGGAGTTTCATTGAAGAGAGAATTAAAATTGCCATTGCCACATTTTGCACCACGTGTGAGAAGATTTGGTCGTGAAATCTTAACGCATCCAAGGTTAAAAGCTGAAGAGGAATCATTTTTGCCAAGAAAGCAATTAGAGGCCAAGGATAGTATTTTAAAGGCATTACAAGAGCGTGAATCTAGAAGATTACAGCTCTCGGAAGATTTTCAAGTATTTTTTGAGAAACAATTGCCCGAGTTGCAGTTGAAAGATGTAGAAATGGCCAATGCATATTTGATCCGCCTGAGGTCATGTCTTAAGAACGGATatgaattagaagatgcCCAGTACAACGCTCAGCACTATTTGGAACTAGAATACAGATTACAAGCACAAAGAGAAAACTGGAATGATAACTTGGAGTCGCATCTACaaattttgcaagaaaCTGTGGGTACATTGAATAAATCAGTTTCATTTGACAACAAATTGCATCTAATGAAGTACATTGATCCACAGACTAAAGAATCACTGAAATCTCAACTCGTCAAGACTTTGCATGAGAAAGCAGAAAACATTGAAACCAAACAACAAAGGGACGAAATTCAATCTTTATTCCAAGATGCATGTCAATTTTTGACGCTATCTGAGGAAGTTCATCTACGTCgtcaatttttgaaaccaGTTAAGCCAGAGACACCACCCACATTGGCACCACAACCAACTAAAAAGACAGTTACCATCAAAAGGTTTAACCATGAAAGGAATAGATTGGAGACGATACCAAGAACTAAGAGTGCCTTCTTGAGTAAATTGTAA
- the ILV6 gene encoding acetolactate synthase regulatory subunit (highly similar to uniprot|P25605 Saccharomyces cerevisiae YCL009C ILV6 Regulatory subunit of acetolactate synthase which catalyzes the first step of branched-chain amino acid biosynthesis enhances activity of the Ilv2p catalytic subunit localizes to mitochondria), which translates to MNRLVLQGSARRFVSLRYSLNAIRCSSSSTSALAYKQLHRNATRPPLPTLETPSWSADSAVSSILYETPTPSAQPCKQHVLNCLVQNEPGVLSRISGTLAARGFNIDSLVVCNTEVKDLSRMTIVLQGQDGVIEQARRQIEDLVPVYAVLDYSNASIIKRELVLARVSLLGAEYFEDLLVHHHRSTSGIEDTGDLVKEIRNKKYHPSNLPLSEVLRMKHEHLGAISNLSNNFGGKVVDISDSSCIIELSAKPSRISAFLKLLEPFGVLECARSGMMALPRIPIKNRPDDSDEAVTEKINDMVDISQLPPG; encoded by the coding sequence ATGAATAGATTGGTGTTGCAGGGCAGCGCTAGGAGATTTGTCTCTTTGCGTTACAGTTTGAATGCAATTCGTTGTAGTTCCTCATCAACATCTGCATTAGCATACAAACAATTACATAGAAATGCAACTAGACCGCCATTACCTACCTTAGAAACACCTTCGTGGAGTGCAGATAGTGCAGTTTCATCCATTCTTTATGAAACTCCGACTCCAAGTGCACAACCTTGTAAACAGCATGTTTTAAACTGTTTGGTACAGAACGAACCTGGTGTTCTTTCGAGAATTTCTGGTACCTTAGCTGCTAGAGGTTTCAACATCGATTCATTGGTGGTTTGTAATACTGAAGTCAAGGATTTGAGTAGAATGACAATCGTTTTACAAGGTCAAGATGGCGTTATCGAGCAGGCAAGAAGACAAATTGAGGATTTGGTCCCCGTATATGCTGTTTTGGACTACAGCAATGCATCAATTATCAAGAGAGAGTTGGTATTGGCTCGTGTGTCATTATTAGGTGCAGAATATTTTGAAGACCTTCTTGTACATCACCATAGAAGTACAAGCGGTATCGAGGATACCGGTGATTTGGTTAAGGAAATTAGAAATAAGAAGTATCACccttccaatttaccattaaGTGAAGTGTTACGTATGAAACACGAACATTTGGGTGCTATTTCCAACTTGTCTAACAATTTTGGCGGTAAAGTTGTTGACATTAGTGATTCAAGCTGTATCATTGAATTGTCCGCAAAACCATCAAGAATTTCtgcatttttaaaattgcTTGAACCATTTGGTGTGTTAGAATGTGCACGTAGTGGTATGATGGCTTTACCAAGAATCCCCATCAAAAATCGTCCCGATGATTCTGACGAAGCAGTTACTGAGAAGATTAACGACATGGTGGACATTTCTCAATTACCACCAGGTTAA
- a CDS encoding NADP-dependent isocitrate dehydrogenase (highly similar to uniprot|P41939 Saccharomyces cerevisiae YLR174W IDP2 Cytosolic NADP-specific isocitrate dehydrogenase catalyzes oxidation of isocitrate to alpha-ketoglutarate levels are elevated during growth on non-fermentable carbon sources and reduced during growth on glucose), which yields MMPKIQVKNPIVEMDGDEQTRIIWKLIKDLLILPFIDVDLLYYDLSITNRDATDDRVTVESAEATLKYGVAVKCATITPDEARVEEFHLKKMWRSPNGTIRNILGGIVFREPIVIPRIPRMVSQWEKPITIGRHAFGDQYKATDTVIPDEGELKLVFKSKDGKHDQDLQVFEFPKGGGVAMAMYNTTESIEGFAKASFELALERKQPLYSTTKNTILKKYDGKFKDIFEAMYEKEYRSQFEKLGIWYEHRLIDDMVAQMLKSKGGYIIAMKNYDGDVQSDIVAQGFGSLGLMTSVLVTPDGKTFESEAAHGTVTRHFRLHQQGKETSTNSIASIFAWTRGIIQRGKLDNTPEVVKFGQLLEKATVEVVDFENIMTKDLALILGKTDRSAYVTTEEFIHAVSKRLKGEVAKF from the coding sequence ATGATGCCAAAGATCCAAGTCAAAAATCCCATTGTGGAAATGGATGGTGATGAACAGACCAGAATTATCtggaaattgatcaaagatttgTTGATTTTACCATTTATTGATGTAGATTTGTTGTATTATGATTTGTCAATTACCAATAGAGACGCTACAGATGATCGTGTTACTGTGGAGTCTGCAGAGGCAACTTTGAAGTATGGGGTTGCTGTTAAATGCGCTACTATTACTCCAGATGAAGCGCGTGTAGAGGAAttccatttgaaaaaaatgtgGAGATCACCAAACGGTACTATTAGAAACATTTTAGGTGGTATTGTCTTTAGGGAACCAATTGTAATTCCAAGAATTCCACGAATGGTGTCTCAATGGGAGAAACCGATCACAATCGGTAGACATGCATTCGGTGATCAATACAAGGCTACCGATACAGTCATACcagatgaaggtgaattaaaattggttttCAAATCGAAGGATGGTAAGCACGATCAAGACCTACAGGTCTTTGAATTTCCTAAAGGCGGCGGTGTGGCCATGGCAATGTATAACACTACCGAATCCATTGAAGGGTTTGCCAAAGCTTCGTTTGAATTAGCATTAGAAAGGAAACAACCGCTGTATTCCACCACTAAAAATACAATcttaaaaaaatatgatggtaaatttaaGGACATCTTCGAAGCAATGtatgaaaaggaatacAGATCACAATTCGAAAAGTTGGGGATCTGGTACGAACACCGGTTAATCGATGATATGGTAGCACAAATGTTAAAGTCCAAGGGTGGATACATTATCGCCATGAAAAATTACGATGGTGATGTACAGTCAGATATCGTCGCTCAAGGATTTGGGTCCCTTGGATTGATGACATCAGTTCTAGTGACTCCGGATGGTAAGACTTTTGAATCGGAAGCTGCTCATGGGACTGTCACCAGACACTTCAGATTACACCAGCAAGGTAAAGAGACCTCTACAAACTCAATTGCATCAATCTTTGCATGGACCCGAGGTATCATCCAAAGAGGTAAATTAGATAATACTCCAGAAGTGGTCAAGTTTGGTCAATTGTTGGAAAAGGCAACTGTCGAAGTCGTAGATTTTGAGAATATTATGACCAAAGATTTGGCATTAATCCTCGGTAAAACGGACAGAAGCGCATACGTTACCACAGAAGAATTTATCCATGCCGTTAGTAAAAGGTTGAAAGGAGAAGTAGctaaattttga
- the PYP1 gene encoding putative phosphoric monoester hydrolase (highly similar to uniprot|P53981 Saccharomyces cerevisiae YNL010W Hypothetical ORF), with product MVKAVIFTDFDGTVTLEDSNDYLTDTLGFGKPKRLDAFEGVLAGTKSFRDAFWEMLTSIHTPFPECLDILGKKIALDPGFKDTLHWSLENNVPIVVVSSGMKPIIKHLLTLLVGEEAVSKVDIVSNAVEVQPDGQWKIVYIDDSPFGHDKSKTIDHYKEKFESESKDSEKPVYFYCGDGVSDLSAAKECDLLFARRGKDLVRYCRRENVPFHEFDSFQDILANMKQVLAGEKTVKELMEN from the coding sequence ATGGTTAAAGCTGTTATCTTTACTGATTTCGATGGTACTGTTACTTTAGAAGATTCCAATGACTATTTAACAGATACTCTTGGGTTTGGTAAACCAAAACGTTTGGATGCATTTGAAGGTGTCCTTGCTGGTACCAAATCTTTCAGAGATGCATTTTGGGAAATGTTAACATCAATTCATACACCATTTCCTGAATGTCTAGATATCTTGGGTAAAAAGATTGCCTTGGATCCTGGTTTCAAAGATACTCTACACTGGTCATTAGAGAACAACGTAccaattgttgttgtttctAGTGGTATGAAACCAATTATCAAACATCTATTAACTCTATTGGTTGGTGAAGAAGCCGTTAGCAAAGTGGACATCGTTTCTAATGCAGTCGAAGTACAACCTGATGGTCAATGGAAGATCGTTTACATCGACGATTCACCATTCGGTCATGATAAATCAAAGACAATTGATCATTacaaggaaaaatttgaatctgAATCAAAGGACTCTGAAAAGCCTGTCTACTTTTACTGCGGTGACGGTGTCTCAGATTTGAGTGCAGCTAAGGAGTGTGATTTACTATTTGCTCGTAGAGGCAAGGATTTGGTTAGATACTGTAGAAGAGAGAACGTTCCCTTCCATGAATTTGACTCTTTCCAAGATATCTTGGCTAACATGAAGCAAGTCTTGGCAGGTGAGAAGACCGTCAAGGAATTAATGGAAAATTAG
- a CDS encoding uncharacterized protein (similar to uniprot|P53980 Saccharomyces cerevisiae YNL011C Hypothetical ORF) yields the protein MNVVVLSGGTATNSLTSCFSQISVSENRELTYILPISDNGGSTSEILRVVGGPAIGDIRARVAQLVGDPQVGQLLSYRLPNDSVRAKEEWNSIVEGQHSVWKDIPTPVKEMCRAFIIHMQSELLKKTKSANAFRFEKASVGNFFLTGARLFLGSLDATVELLMRIGRCDPHASVIPCISTNHTHHIAALLSNGEVIRGQSQISHPSKPKASQSVLPPSIMGGTTSRPTTAAKSDGLDLHSEEEQEEEYANPIYILPELKNSQLHFDKLEKEETFSAPIERLLYINPYGEEIKPQGNPRAVSKIKRADMVVYSIGSLVTSLLPIVILGNIADIIAESKSTRKVLLINNSYDRESFWLDGVRYVQLVIESMSRAVQTHRQSKGSKDPTPVLLDWTHFVTDVVYPIGGEIPIAQEKLESMGIKCHGIDSNKMENESLKQILVQIGSSKP from the coding sequence ATGAACGTAGTAGTTTTATCTGGTGGTACTGCAactaattctttaacaaGCTGCTTCTCACAGATATCAGTTAGTGAGAATCGCGAATTGACATACATTTTACCCATCTCTGATAATGGTGGCTCTACAAGTGAAATTCTTCGAGTGGTTGGTGGTCCTGCTATTGGTGATATTAGAGCTCGGGTAGCTCAGTTAGTCGGTGATCCGCAGGTGGGTCAATTACTAAGTTATAGACTGCCAAATGATAGTGTAAGGGCTAAAGAAGAATGGAATTCTATCGTTGAAGGTCAACATTCAGTATGGAAAGATATTCCAACCCCTGTTAAGGAAATGTGTCGAGCTTTTATCATCCACATGCAATCAGAATTGCTTAAGAAGACCAAAAGCGCGAATGCCTttagatttgaaaaggcATCCGTTGGTAATTTCTTTCTCACGGGTGCTAGATTATTCTTAGGGTCGCTAGATGCAACTGTTGAATTGTTGATGAGGATTGGTAGATGTGACCCTCATGCTAGTGTGATACCTTGCATTAGCACCAACCATACGCATCACATTGCGGCGTTATTAAGCAATGGTGAAGTGATTAGAGGTCAATCGCAAATTTCACATCCTTCTAAGCCTAAGGCATCCCAGAGTGTTTTACCTCCTTCCATCATGGGTGGAACCACGTCAAGACCTACAACGGCTGCAAAGAGTGATGGCTTAGATTTACATtcagaagaggaacaagaggaagaataCGCAAATCCTATCTACATTTTaccagaattgaaaaactcACAATTACATTTTGACAAACTAGAAAAGGAGGAGACGTTTTCCGCCCCCATTGAAAGGTTATTGTATATTAACCCATATGGTGAAGAGATTAAGCCTCAGGGAAATCCAAGGGCGGTTTCTAAGATTAAAAGAGCAGACATGGTTGTCTATTCCATTGGATCTTTAGTGACGAGCCTTTTACCAATTGTCATCTTGGGCAATATTGCGGATATTATTGCGGAGTCTAAATCTACTCGAAAGGTGTTATTGATCAATAATTCTTACGATAGGGAAAGCTTTTGGCTTGACGGTGTTCGCTACGTCCAACTGGTTATTGAGTCCATGTCTAGAGCGGTACAAACTCACAGGCAATCTAAAGGTTCAAAGGATCCAACACCGGTGTTATTGGATTGGACTCACTTCGTGACCGACGTTGTATATCCAATTGGGGGTGAAATTCCAATCGCTcaggaaaaattagaatcaATGGGTATTAAGTGTCATGGTATTGATTCAAACAAGATGGAAAACGAATCGTTGAAGCAAATATTGGTACAGATCGGATCCTCTAAACCATAG
- the SSP120 gene encoding nucleobindin SSP120 (similar to uniprot|P39931 Saccharomyces cerevisiae YLR250W SSP120 Protein of unknown function green fluorescent protein (GFP)-fusion protein localizes to the cytoplasm in a punctate pattern): MKFTPSLVLGLFAGIGIANLNAPIDPKVNVEVEQVPQGLSWEKWHMQHEHKLDDYTPEHFFDLHDEGGKGYLNRGDILALYGMNRGEVIGSGDGMGHHDDSEHLDQELGDRVAQFIMKLLDVDDDSKITKQEYLNFARKGGVFPDLGVGVGHHADFELEYEIHHWNEFHKDKDPDVDVIHKEDIEHELLHHEHEVEHEESVQRGASRSTVITDDELESRINPDVIPKKYTNSLF, encoded by the coding sequence ATGAAATTTACTCCTTCGCTAGTGTTAGGTTTATTTGCAGGAATTGGTATTGCCAATCTTAATGCACCTATTGATCCCAAAGTAAATGTGGAAGTGGAACAAGTTCCACAGGGTCTAAGTTGGGAAAAGTGGCATATGCAACATGAGCATAAACTAGATGATTATACTCCAGAACATTTTTTCGATCTACATGATGAGGGTGGGAAAGGATATTTGAATAGAGGCGATATTCTAGCATTATACGGTATGAACCGTGGGGAAGTCATTGGTAGTGGTGATGGTATGGGACACCACGATGATTCTGAACACTTAGATCAAGAACTAGGTGACAGGGTTGCCCAATTCATAATGAAATTGCTAGATGTAGATGATGATTCAAAGATTACGAAGCAAGAGTACCTAAATTTCGCTCGTAAAGGTGGTGTTTTTCCTGATTTAggtgttggtgttggtCATCATGCTGATTTTGAACTGGAATACGAAATTCACCACTGGAATGAATTCCATAAAGATAAAGATCCAGATGTGGATGTTATACATAAAGAAGATATTGAACATGAATTGTTACACCACGAACATGAAGTTGAACATGAGGAATCCGTTCAAAGAGGTGCATCTAGATCAACTGTGATtacagatgatgaactAGAATCTAGGATAAATCCAGATGTCATTCCAAAGAAATACACAAACAGCTTGTTTTAA